From Pseudomonas sp. stari2, a single genomic window includes:
- a CDS encoding 5-carboxymethyl-2-hydroxymuconate Delta-isomerase has protein sequence MPHLHMEYTANLPQLNADVALIRLNNTLVGSGQFAAEFDIKSRALKVETFKVGTSMSERAFVAVRLALLSGRSPEIKKQLSQNLLAVLQDLCEWPAGVEVQLSVELLDIDRESYSKVAIGV, from the coding sequence ATGCCACACCTGCACATGGAATACACCGCCAACCTGCCGCAACTGAACGCCGATGTGGCGTTGATCCGGCTCAACAACACCCTGGTGGGTTCCGGTCAGTTCGCGGCGGAGTTCGATATCAAGAGTCGTGCGCTCAAGGTGGAGACCTTCAAGGTCGGCACCTCCATGAGCGAGCGGGCCTTTGTGGCGGTGAGGCTGGCGCTGCTCAGCGGTCGTTCCCCGGAGATCAAGAAGCAACTCTCGCAAAACCTGTTGGCGGTGCTGCAGGACCTTTGCGAATGGCCGGCCGGTGTCGAGGTGCAGTTGAGCGTGGAACTGCTCGATATCGACCGCGAGTCCTACAGCAAAGTCGCCATCGGCGTGTAA